In the genome of Spirochaetia bacterium, one region contains:
- a CDS encoding LacI family transcriptional regulator — protein MVSIRDVAKQAGVSVSTVSRVINKKSCVSTEKRNKILRIIKETGYVPNRAARDMVLKQTSTIAIVLPATFNLFQKQLFADIAHNLEKFGYRTSFYFVEQNQEGESTCLHRLKGERLDGIILLNEIAHPEFHDYLSKNNIPTVIVTFEKPEWEVTSIHISEEDAADAVVSYLIKQGHRKIALLCGRKYSFAIQRQRGYCRALKKAGIPYDENLIVYIDSYSVSDGMAGMKKLLDEKREFTALFAMTDELAIGAIRQLKDAGYAVPKDISVVGFDGIDISAYSIPRLTTILQPLKEMGQMSATLIHSLICNKKQLNVNIVLPFTLRESESTAPLVH, from the coding sequence ATGGTAAGTATTAGGGACGTAGCCAAGCAAGCAGGGGTTTCTGTTTCAACGGTATCACGGGTCATCAACAAAAAATCATGTGTAAGCACGGAAAAAAGGAATAAAATCCTTCGGATAATAAAGGAAACAGGCTACGTACCTAACCGAGCGGCAAGGGATATGGTATTGAAACAGACATCTACCATTGCCATTGTACTTCCAGCCACTTTCAATTTGTTTCAAAAGCAATTGTTTGCAGATATTGCCCATAACTTGGAAAAATTCGGATATCGCACCAGCTTCTATTTCGTCGAACAGAATCAGGAAGGAGAATCTACCTGTTTGCATAGGCTCAAGGGAGAGCGTCTGGATGGTATTATCCTTTTGAATGAGATTGCTCATCCAGAATTTCATGACTATTTGTCAAAAAACAATATTCCCACAGTAATCGTCACTTTTGAAAAGCCAGAATGGGAAGTAACAAGTATTCATATAAGTGAAGAAGATGCTGCTGATGCTGTAGTCAGCTACCTTATCAAACAAGGACATCGGAAAATTGCCTTGCTATGTGGCAGGAAATATTCTTTTGCTATCCAACGTCAACGTGGTTACTGCAGGGCATTAAAAAAAGCTGGTATTCCATATGATGAGAATCTTATTGTCTACATAGATTCATATAGCGTTTCCGACGGAATGGCCGGTATGAAAAAACTTCTTGATGAAAAAAGGGAATTCACGGCTTTATTTGCTATGACAGATGAATTGGCAATAGGTGCAATTCGACAACTGAAAGATGCTGGTTATGCAGTTCCCAAGGATATTTCAGTAGTTGGCTTCGATGGTATTGACATATCAGCCTACAGTATTCCCCGTCTGACGACTATTTTACAGCCTTTAAAAGAAATGGGTCAAATGTCAGCCACACTGATACATTCGCTGATTTGTAATAAAAAGCAACTGAATGTAAATATCGTCCTGCCTTTTACTTTGCGAGAAAGCGAATCAACAGCACCATTAGTTCATTGA
- the iolG gene encoding inositol 2-dehydrogenase, with protein sequence MSETLRIGIIGGGRIGKVHATSITTRVPSAKVVALADKFMNDKLRDWCHGMGIMNTPTDPEEIIKSSDIDAVLICSPTNTHSQLIQAAAKAGKHIFCEKPVDTDLKRIAETMEVVRKSGVKFQIGFNRRFDHNHMAVRQQVENGTIGKVHIVKVTSRDPAPPTPAYVAVSGGIFLDMMIHDFDMVRYLSGQEVEEVYATGAVLIDEGIGKAGDVDTAVVSMKLSGGALAIIDNSRQAVYGYDQRTEVFGEKGCAMVGNDRPSLVEVSTKDTVSSEKPLYFFLDRYMDSYAREVGDFVASVIGDKPTLCGIDDAIRPVEIALAATKSLKEGRPVAVSEVRYIK encoded by the coding sequence ATGTCTGAAACATTAAGGATAGGAATCATAGGAGGGGGCAGGATCGGCAAGGTCCATGCCACGAGCATCACGACAAGAGTACCGTCTGCAAAGGTCGTTGCATTGGCAGACAAGTTCATGAATGACAAGCTGAGGGATTGGTGCCATGGCATGGGTATCATGAATACCCCTACAGATCCAGAGGAAATCATCAAGTCCTCGGATATTGATGCAGTATTGATTTGTTCTCCGACGAATACACACTCACAGTTGATTCAGGCAGCGGCAAAGGCCGGCAAGCATATCTTCTGTGAAAAACCGGTAGATACGGATCTGAAGCGCATAGCGGAGACGATGGAAGTTGTCAGAAAATCCGGAGTAAAGTTCCAGATTGGATTTAACAGGCGCTTTGACCATAACCATATGGCAGTAAGACAGCAGGTTGAAAACGGGACGATCGGCAAGGTTCATATTGTAAAGGTGACTTCAAGGGATCCAGCTCCTCCGACTCCTGCATATGTTGCTGTAAGCGGAGGTATCTTCCTTGATATGATGATTCATGACTTTGACATGGTCAGATATTTGAGCGGACAGGAAGTGGAAGAAGTATATGCTACCGGAGCAGTCCTTATCGATGAAGGAATCGGCAAAGCCGGAGATGTTGATACTGCAGTAGTAAGCATGAAGCTTTCCGGTGGTGCACTGGCCATAATAGACAACTCCAGACAGGCTGTGTATGGCTATGATCAACGTACGGAAGTATTCGGTGAGAAAGGTTGCGCGATGGTTGGAAACGATAGGCCCAGCCTGGTAGAAGTAAGTACGAAAGATACAGTGAGCAGTGAAAAGCCGTTGTATTTCTTCTTGGACAGATATATGGATTCCTATGCAAGGGAAGTGGGCGATTTTGTGGCTTCGGTAATTGGGGACAAACCGACCCTATGCGGTATCGATGATGCCATCCGACCTGTGGAAATAGCGCTGGCAGCAACGAAATCGTTGAAAGAAGGCCGTCCTGTTGCCGTAAGTGAGGTTAGATATATCAAATAG
- a CDS encoding type II glyceraldehyde-3-phosphate dehydrogenase: MDRKVRVGVAGYGTIGQRLADGVALQGDMELVGVADVAPTLPVLALKEKGMPYDLYTAAPEKAGLLEEKGIPVSGTLEDLVRKVDIMLDATNAGIGAQNKKLYQKYGRKAVFQGGEKNDVADIFFHGYANYEKGIGADYLKLTSCNTTGLIRAIDCIDRAVGVEKVAVTIIRRVADPGDYHRGLTNALQVAPAPSHQALDLMTIMPHVQATGILVHTPVTHGHIITAVVTPKDDIDKPELLELFGAHPRIRVVRLADGFLGNASLFKYARDLGHPRGDMYEIAAWDESIVKSGRDIMFAINIPQEAVVIPENMDAIRAAMRMQLSREEGTSMTNRYLGMAKK, encoded by the coding sequence ATGGACAGGAAAGTGAGAGTAGGCGTAGCGGGCTACGGGACGATAGGGCAGCGGCTGGCCGACGGGGTGGCGCTGCAGGGCGACATGGAGCTTGTTGGGGTGGCTGACGTGGCGCCGACGCTGCCGGTGCTGGCGCTGAAGGAGAAGGGGATGCCCTACGACCTGTACACGGCGGCGCCGGAGAAGGCGGGGCTGCTTGAGGAGAAGGGGATCCCGGTGAGCGGGACGCTAGAGGACCTGGTGCGGAAGGTGGACATCATGCTGGACGCGACCAACGCGGGCATCGGTGCGCAGAACAAGAAGCTGTACCAGAAGTACGGGCGCAAGGCGGTGTTCCAGGGAGGGGAGAAGAACGACGTGGCTGACATCTTCTTCCACGGGTACGCGAACTACGAGAAGGGCATAGGTGCGGACTACCTGAAGCTGACCTCGTGCAACACGACGGGGCTGATCCGTGCGATCGACTGCATCGACCGTGCGGTGGGGGTGGAGAAGGTTGCGGTGACGATCATCCGGCGGGTGGCTGACCCGGGTGACTACCACAGGGGGCTGACGAACGCGCTGCAGGTGGCGCCTGCGCCCAGCCACCAGGCGCTTGACCTGATGACGATCATGCCGCACGTGCAGGCGACTGGGATCCTGGTGCACACGCCGGTGACGCACGGGCACATCATCACGGCGGTGGTGACGCCGAAGGACGACATAGACAAGCCGGAGCTGCTGGAGCTGTTCGGGGCGCACCCGAGGATCCGGGTGGTGCGGCTTGCGGACGGGTTCCTTGGCAACGCGTCGCTGTTCAAGTACGCCAGGGACCTTGGGCACCCGAGGGGTGACATGTACGAGATAGCTGCATGGGACGAGTCGATAGTGAAGAGCGGGCGGGACATCATGTTTGCGATCAACATCCCGCAGGAGGCGGTGGTGATCCCCGAGAACATGGACGCGATAAGGGCAGCGATGAGGATGCAGCTGAGCAGGGAGGAAGGCACGTCGATGACCAACCGGTACCTGGGGATGGCAAAGAAATGA
- the iolE gene encoding myo-inosose-2 dehydratase: protein MMDAKKVKLAIAPIAWTNDDLPDLGGENTFEQCVSEMALAGFTGSEVGNKYPKDPKVLKPMLDLRGLQICNQWFSAYLTTQSYGEVEKAFVSQLDFLEAMGAHVIGPAEQGNTIQGKQDVPIFEGKPTFSVEEWKRLAEGLNKLGKIAKDRGFKLCYHHHMGTGCQTVAETERLLDATNPDYVYLLYDSGHFAFSGEDPVKALERFVSRVGHVHLKDVRKDMLEKVHKEHLSFLGAVRAGAFTVPGDGMIDFPSIFKILEAHDYKGWMVVEAEQDPAKANPLEYAMKARKYIRKYTQL, encoded by the coding sequence ATCATGGATGCAAAGAAAGTAAAACTGGCAATTGCCCCTATCGCATGGACGAATGACGATTTGCCGGATTTGGGTGGTGAAAATACATTTGAACAATGCGTGTCTGAAATGGCATTGGCAGGTTTTACCGGATCAGAAGTCGGTAACAAATATCCGAAGGATCCAAAGGTACTCAAACCTATGTTGGATTTACGGGGGCTGCAGATCTGTAACCAATGGTTCAGTGCTTATCTGACGACACAGTCCTATGGAGAGGTCGAAAAGGCTTTTGTAAGCCAATTGGATTTTCTTGAAGCAATGGGAGCCCATGTCATCGGTCCTGCTGAGCAGGGCAATACCATCCAGGGAAAGCAGGATGTTCCTATCTTTGAAGGAAAGCCGACATTCTCTGTTGAAGAATGGAAGCGTCTTGCCGAAGGATTGAACAAACTCGGCAAGATTGCCAAGGACAGAGGATTCAAGCTGTGCTATCACCATCATATGGGTACAGGTTGCCAGACGGTTGCAGAGACAGAAAGATTGCTTGATGCAACAAATCCGGACTATGTATATCTCCTTTACGATTCAGGTCATTTCGCTTTCTCGGGAGAAGATCCCGTCAAGGCCCTTGAACGCTTTGTCAGTAGGGTAGGTCATGTGCATCTGAAGGATGTGCGGAAGGATATGCTCGAAAAAGTACACAAGGAGCACCTGAGTTTCCTTGGAGCTGTCAGAGCCGGAGCCTTTACGGTGCCTGGGGATGGAATGATTGATTTTCCATCGATTTTCAAGATTCTTGAAGCACATGATTACAAAGGATGGATGGTTGTCGAAGCAGAACAGGATCCTGCAAAGGCCAATCCATTGGAATATGCTATGAAAGCAAGAAAGTATATACGGAAATATACACAGCTATAG
- a CDS encoding cytidylate kinase-like family protein, giving the protein MGVITISRQMGSLGTLIAGQVAKELGMKCVGKETISTIMREYGFSRYTEIYNEYPGFWERYDNMRFQTLSFLVKTVEALGAHDNVVIVGRGGFEIFNDFADVLNVRMTAPFDVRVKRKKAEHNISLEEAQKRIKENDKVRKAFLETEMGSAYSPAMEFDLVLNTGVVLPDLATDAVVGAYRNLLKFGRNENSKHLKDIKTDSILAGFVEKILSSE; this is encoded by the coding sequence ATGGGAGTAATCACGATTTCAAGGCAGATGGGAAGTTTGGGTACACTGATTGCCGGGCAAGTTGCCAAGGAACTTGGCATGAAGTGTGTCGGGAAAGAGACCATTTCCACAATCATGAGGGAATATGGCTTTAGCCGTTATACGGAAATCTACAATGAATATCCCGGATTTTGGGAACGGTATGACAACATGAGGTTCCAGACATTGAGTTTTTTGGTAAAGACAGTCGAAGCACTTGGGGCACATGACAATGTGGTCATCGTAGGCCGTGGTGGCTTTGAAATATTCAATGACTTTGCCGATGTACTCAATGTACGGATGACGGCACCTTTTGATGTAAGAGTCAAGCGAAAGAAAGCTGAACACAACATCAGTTTGGAAGAAGCTCAGAAGCGGATTAAGGAAAATGACAAGGTTCGAAAGGCTTTCCTTGAAACAGAGATGGGGTCTGCCTATTCACCGGCTATGGAATTTGATCTTGTGCTGAATACTGGTGTGGTACTCCCGGATCTTGCTACGGATGCTGTAGTAGGAGCTTATCGTAATTTGTTGAAGTTTGGACGTAATGAGAATTCAAAACATCTGAAAGATATCAAGACAGATTCGATATTGGCTGGTTTTGTTGAGAAAATTTTATCAAGTGAATGA
- the pgk gene encoding phosphoglycerate kinase has translation MSGLGFASMEDMEVKGRRVLLRCDINSPIDPETKRIVNENRLDKTVPTLRWLLEQGARVGIIAHQGDTLDYQDLIPMAEHAQKLSQKLGRPVAYIDDVCGPAAIAKVEALEDGEAVLLGNLRYLTEEVSVFETVVKLEPEQMAGTYLVRSLAPHFDLYVNEAFSAAHRKCPSMVAFQRLLPSAAGPLFFREVSTLTRIMEHPAHPSTFVLGGAKISDAFGMMGQVLKTGSADRILTCGVTGEVFLMAGGKDLGGKMMQFLSDRGLLGFVDEAKDLLGKYGGKIEVPEDLAYECEGKRQEIGVADLPVEEDFIDIGQRTIARYRKAIAGSGTVFVNGPAGIYEKAGFEDGTRELWKAMEESRGFTVIGGGDSVTAAARFTDMSRIGYICTAGGAMVRFLSGKKLPLIEAMEHAKR, from the coding sequence ATGAGCGGCCTGGGCTTTGCATCGATGGAGGACATGGAGGTGAAGGGCAGGCGGGTGCTGCTGAGGTGCGACATCAACAGCCCCATCGACCCGGAGACCAAGAGGATAGTGAACGAGAACCGCCTGGACAAGACGGTGCCGACGCTGCGATGGCTGCTGGAGCAGGGGGCGCGGGTAGGTATCATCGCGCACCAGGGGGACACGCTGGACTACCAGGACCTGATCCCGATGGCGGAGCATGCGCAGAAGCTGAGCCAGAAGCTGGGGCGGCCTGTGGCGTACATAGATGATGTATGCGGGCCGGCTGCCATAGCGAAGGTAGAGGCCCTGGAAGACGGGGAAGCGGTGCTGCTGGGGAACCTGCGCTACCTGACCGAGGAGGTCTCCGTGTTCGAGACGGTGGTGAAGCTGGAGCCGGAGCAGATGGCGGGCACCTACCTGGTGCGGTCGCTTGCGCCGCACTTCGACCTGTACGTGAACGAGGCGTTCTCGGCTGCGCACAGGAAATGCCCGAGCATGGTGGCGTTCCAGCGGCTGCTGCCCAGTGCGGCGGGGCCGCTGTTCTTCAGGGAAGTGAGCACGCTGACGAGGATCATGGAGCACCCCGCGCACCCGTCGACGTTCGTGCTGGGAGGCGCGAAGATCTCGGACGCGTTCGGGATGATGGGGCAGGTGCTGAAGACTGGGAGCGCCGACCGCATCCTGACGTGCGGGGTGACGGGAGAGGTGTTCCTGATGGCCGGAGGGAAGGACCTTGGCGGGAAGATGATGCAGTTCCTGTCTGACAGGGGGCTGCTGGGCTTCGTCGACGAGGCGAAGGACCTGCTGGGCAAGTATGGCGGAAAGATCGAGGTGCCGGAGGACCTTGCCTATGAGTGCGAAGGGAAACGGCAGGAGATAGGTGTTGCCGATTTGCCTGTGGAAGAGGACTTCATCGACATCGGGCAGCGTACGATAGCACGGTACAGGAAAGCCATAGCCGGAAGCGGCACGGTGTTCGTGAACGGGCCTGCGGGCATCTATGAGAAGGCCGGGTTCGAGGACGGGACACGGGAGCTGTGGAAGGCCATGGAGGAAAGCAGGGGCTTCACGGTGATAGGCGGCGGCGACTCGGTGACTGCAGCTGCAAGGTTCACTGACATGAGCAGGATCGGGTACATCTGCACGGCAGGGGGTGCGATGGTGCGCTTCCTGTCAGGGAAGAAGCTGCCCCTGATCGAAGCCATGGAACATGCAAAGAGGTAG
- the iolD gene encoding 3D-(3,5/4)-trihydroxycyclohexane-1,2-dione acylhydrolase (decyclizing) has product MGDTIRLTMGQAVVRFLDNQYVEFDGEVTKFVTGVFGIFGHGCVLGIGEALQEKNHGLNFYKGCNEQGMAHAAIGYAKQNHRRKIMAVTTSVGPGAANMVTAAALATTNRIPVLLLPGDTFACRQPDPVLQQIEQFDSCNITTNDAFRAVCRYWDRIARPEQAMTALLNAMRVLTSPSDTGAVCLALPQDVQGEAYDYPVEFFEKRIHHIERTIPSESALERAAALITASKKPMLICGGGVKYSEAGKEFSRFANTFGIPFGETQAGKSSVVWDDSMNLGGLGVTGGSAANKIASAADLVISVGSRLTDFTTSSKWLFKNPDMKLLSINVCDFDLYKMNANILKADAKLALVGLDKLLSKKGYHSSYTDEITEARAEWEHEVDRLYSTETGGSGGYSQLRALGLMNEELLNKEAIVVGASGSLPGDLQRVWRTRKTDTYHMEYGYSCMGYEINAAVGVKIARPDVEVYALVGDGAFVMGHSELLTALENGIKINVVLFDNSSFGCIDNLQRSQGIPQFGCTLAYRSPETGRLDAGGRIVPVDYAKIAEGYGCNAWRCTDSEQVRKAFKEAKESDKSTLIEIKVDENSMTGSYGSWWRVGTPQVSDKKSVTDARRAMDREIAKARKF; this is encoded by the coding sequence ATGGGCGACACAATCAGACTTACTATGGGACAGGCAGTCGTAAGATTCCTGGACAACCAATATGTGGAATTTGATGGTGAGGTAACCAAGTTCGTAACGGGAGTCTTCGGTATTTTCGGACATGGATGTGTACTGGGAATCGGAGAAGCTCTGCAGGAAAAGAACCATGGGCTGAACTTTTACAAAGGCTGCAATGAACAAGGAATGGCACATGCCGCTATTGGCTATGCCAAACAGAACCATCGCAGGAAAATTATGGCGGTGACCACTTCTGTGGGACCCGGTGCTGCCAATATGGTAACGGCAGCAGCACTCGCAACGACAAACAGGATACCGGTACTTCTGCTGCCGGGAGATACATTTGCCTGTAGACAACCTGATCCTGTTTTGCAGCAGATAGAGCAATTTGATTCCTGCAATATAACGACAAACGATGCATTCAGGGCTGTATGCAGATATTGGGATCGGATTGCACGCCCAGAACAGGCAATGACTGCGTTGCTCAATGCAATGCGAGTATTGACTTCTCCCAGCGATACCGGTGCCGTATGCCTTGCCTTACCTCAGGATGTACAGGGAGAGGCTTATGATTATCCTGTTGAGTTCTTTGAAAAGAGAATACATCATATTGAACGTACCATTCCGTCAGAAAGTGCTCTTGAGCGCGCAGCGGCTCTAATCACTGCCTCAAAAAAACCGATGTTGATTTGTGGCGGCGGTGTAAAATATTCAGAAGCCGGCAAGGAATTTTCGCGATTTGCAAATACCTTCGGTATTCCGTTCGGTGAGACCCAGGCAGGAAAATCTTCTGTGGTTTGGGATGATTCGATGAATCTCGGTGGACTGGGAGTGACCGGAGGATCTGCTGCAAACAAAATTGCCAGTGCAGCGGACCTGGTCATATCTGTAGGTTCTAGATTGACAGATTTTACTACATCCTCAAAATGGCTATTCAAGAATCCCGACATGAAACTGCTTTCAATCAATGTGTGTGATTTTGATTTGTACAAGATGAATGCGAACATATTGAAGGCTGATGCAAAGCTGGCTCTTGTCGGACTGGACAAATTGCTTTCGAAGAAAGGTTATCACAGTAGCTATACTGATGAGATAACTGAAGCCCGTGCGGAATGGGAGCATGAGGTTGACCGTCTGTACAGCACAGAAACCGGTGGCAGCGGCGGCTATTCGCAACTGAGGGCTTTGGGCCTGATGAATGAAGAGTTGCTGAACAAAGAAGCAATCGTAGTCGGTGCATCCGGATCATTGCCCGGAGATCTGCAGCGCGTATGGCGGACTCGGAAGACTGATACCTATCATATGGAGTATGGTTACTCCTGCATGGGGTATGAAATAAATGCTGCGGTCGGAGTAAAGATTGCGCGTCCTGATGTTGAGGTGTATGCTTTGGTTGGTGATGGGGCCTTTGTGATGGGCCACAGTGAATTGCTGACGGCTCTGGAAAATGGCATCAAAATTAATGTTGTACTCTTTGACAACTCAAGTTTCGGTTGTATAGATAATTTGCAACGTTCACAGGGAATCCCTCAATTCGGCTGTACTCTTGCTTACAGAAGCCCGGAGACAGGCAGGCTTGATGCAGGCGGAAGGATTGTACCTGTAGATTATGCAAAGATTGCAGAGGGCTATGGATGCAATGCATGGAGATGTACTGACAGCGAGCAGGTGAGGAAGGCTTTCAAGGAAGCCAAGGAGTCAGACAAGTCTACCTTGATAGAAATCAAAGTAGACGAAAATTCCATGACAGGTAGCTATGGTTCATGGTGGCGTGTCGGAACGCCTCAGGTAAGTGACAAGAAGTCGGTTACAGATGCCCGTCGGGCTATGGACCGTGAAATAGCCAAGGCTAGGAAATTCTAG